In a single window of the Chondrocystis sp. NIES-4102 genome:
- a CDS encoding UvrD/REP helicase has product MLSNFKPASNSQDPTVAEWLETQLQILRNSLRTGQQNLANWQGGEMAVSAVPGAGKSHSLAVAAAIAIARNQLHSRRQLVVVTYTRSAAANIKSKIRDRLKDLMLPPGGFVVYTLHGLALNIANSRQELSGLSLDKVTIVVPHLGHRIIRGAVERWISSNPRQYQTLLEGIQFDGEETERLRRQSVLRTEVLPSLTNTVVREAKSSGLLPEQLLELSAQATDEYGILQIAGGLYQEYQYLMRSQDLIDYDDMILAALKVLEYPPMRLLWQNQVYGVFEDEAQDSSPLQEKLISILAQNDLKANTEPNLVRVGDPNQAINSTFTPADPIYFNWFCETCNQKKTLETMNQAGRSSKIIIDAANFVLDWVNQQWLKRQKHNQPTQLPFRPQHIVTVDPQDPQPDANPQPEASGVVICQPDDIYHTVELIAERAIALFKEHPQHSIAILVRENRQGRFLAQELADIAKNHQINIYEVGEHERHSQIPAEILKLLQFLDRPHSPDYLKSALEVLQQRSLIPTQDLNALATYPEQFLYPTPLHPPQKPPVQAARQYCCNLLRARMELPHYQLIAFLGMTLKYTGSELATVQKLSEKVNQQIIGRSSLKATIRALEEITNSENFEAIEEDNGDRYTRAGQLTIITMHKAKGLDWDYVFIPFLHQDILPGQPWIPTASKFLGNFTLSEVARAQIRAIVHQQYLDSQKPPTIPQPLQAWQEALKLKEAEEYRLLYVAMTRAKRLLWMSAADLGPFRWSVFRPDQPTNFQTKQPCPVLPALIQYLKSRK; this is encoded by the coding sequence ATGCTATCTAATTTTAAACCAGCCTCAAATTCTCAAGATCCAACAGTAGCAGAGTGGTTAGAAACACAGCTACAAATACTACGAAATAGTTTACGCACAGGGCAACAGAATCTAGCCAATTGGCAGGGTGGAGAAATGGCGGTTTCTGCTGTACCTGGGGCTGGAAAATCCCATAGTCTGGCAGTGGCAGCAGCGATCGCTATAGCCCGTAATCAGTTACATAGTCGCCGACAGTTGGTAGTTGTTACCTATACTCGTTCAGCAGCAGCCAATATTAAAAGTAAAATTCGCGATCGCCTTAAGGATTTAATGCTTCCCCCAGGCGGTTTTGTGGTCTATACCCTACACGGTTTAGCCCTCAATATTGCTAATTCTCGTCAGGAGTTATCGGGGCTAAGTTTAGATAAGGTAACCATTGTAGTACCCCATTTAGGACATCGAATTATTAGGGGGGCGGTGGAAAGATGGATTAGCAGCAATCCTCGACAATATCAAACATTATTAGAAGGAATACAGTTTGATGGGGAAGAAACAGAACGTTTGCGTCGTCAGTCGGTTTTACGCACAGAAGTCCTACCCAGTTTAACTAATACGGTGGTGCGAGAGGCTAAAAGTTCGGGGTTGCTACCAGAACAGTTATTGGAATTAAGCGCGCAAGCAACGGATGAATATGGCATTTTACAAATTGCTGGCGGACTGTATCAAGAATACCAATACTTAATGCGATCGCAGGATTTAATAGATTATGACGACATGATTCTGGCTGCCCTCAAGGTTTTAGAATATCCCCCCATGCGCTTGCTGTGGCAAAATCAAGTTTATGGTGTGTTTGAAGATGAGGCACAAGATTCTAGCCCCCTACAAGAAAAATTAATCTCTATTTTGGCTCAAAATGACCTTAAAGCAAATACCGAACCCAATTTAGTCAGGGTGGGCGATCCTAATCAAGCCATCAACTCAACTTTTACCCCAGCCGATCCCATATATTTTAATTGGTTTTGCGAAACCTGTAACCAAAAAAAGACCCTGGAGACTATGAACCAGGCGGGACGTAGTAGCAAAATAATTATTGATGCTGCAAACTTTGTACTTGACTGGGTAAATCAACAATGGTTGAAAAGACAGAAGCATAATCAACCAACACAATTACCTTTTCGTCCCCAACATATTGTTACAGTTGATCCTCAAGATCCTCAACCCGATGCTAATCCCCAACCAGAAGCCAGTGGGGTAGTAATTTGTCAACCCGATGATATCTATCACACAGTCGAATTAATTGCCGAACGGGCGATCGCTCTTTTTAAAGAACATCCTCAACACAGTATAGCTATCCTCGTTAGAGAAAACCGTCAGGGGCGTTTTTTAGCCCAAGAATTAGCAGATATTGCCAAAAATCATCAAATTAATATCTATGAAGTGGGAGAACACGAAAGACATTCCCAAATACCAGCAGAAATCTTAAAATTACTTCAATTTCTAGATCGTCCTCATTCCCCAGACTATCTCAAGTCTGCATTAGAAGTATTACAGCAACGTAGTCTAATTCCCACTCAAGATCTCAATGCTTTGGCTACCTATCCCGAACAGTTTCTCTATCCCACACCCCTACACCCCCCCCAAAAACCCCCAGTACAAGCAGCCCGTCAATATTGTTGTAATTTACTGCGCGCCCGTATGGAGTTACCTCACTATCAATTAATAGCTTTTTTGGGTATGACTCTTAAATATACAGGTTCAGAATTAGCAACAGTACAAAAACTCTCAGAGAAAGTCAATCAACAGATTATAGGTCGTAGTTCCCTCAAAGCCACCATTAGAGCCTTAGAAGAAATTACCAATTCCGAAAACTTTGAAGCAATAGAAGAAGATAATGGCGATCGCTATACCCGTGCTGGACAGTTAACTATTATTACTATGCACAAGGCTAAAGGACTTGATTGGGATTATGTTTTTATTCCCTTCCTACATCAAGATATTTTACCAGGTCAACCTTGGATACCTACAGCAAGTAAATTTCTTGGTAATTTTACCCTTAGTGAGGTGGCTCGCGCTCAAATTCGGGCAATAGTCCATCAACAATATCTTGATTCCCAAAAACCTCCAACTATTCCCCAACCATTGCAAGCTTGGCAGGAGGCACTTAAACTTAAAGAAGCAGAAGAGTATCGTTTACTATATGTTGCTATGACTAGGGCTAAAAGACTTTTATGGATGTCAGCAGCAGACTTGGGCCCTTTTCGCTGGAGTGTATTCCGCCCTGATCAACCTACTAATTTTCAAACTAAGCAACCCTGTCCAGTATTGCCTGCTTTAATTCAATATTTAAAAAGTAGGAAATAG
- a CDS encoding short-chain dehydrogenase/reductase SDR, translating to MSISADQIPAQSQDKKPAHESEMTPQPVYDRESYKGSDKLKGKVALITGGDSGIGRSVAVLYAKEGADVAIVYLNEHEDAQKTKGLVEAEGKKCLLIPGDISGEKFCIEAVEKTVEELGKLDILVNNAAEQYMENAQTLEDIDPARLGSIFSTNVFSMFYFCKAAIPHFKEGSTIINTTSINAYKGNASLLSYSTTKGAILAFTRSLSQSLIEKGIRVNGVAPGPIWTPFIPDAFPAEKVKGFGKQVPMQRPGQPVEVATSFVFLASEDSSYFTGQVLHPNGGAVVNA from the coding sequence ATGAGTATATCCGCAGATCAAATTCCTGCACAATCTCAAGATAAGAAACCTGCCCATGAGTCTGAAATGACTCCCCAGCCTGTATATGACCGCGAAAGCTATAAAGGTAGTGATAAGTTAAAAGGTAAAGTTGCCTTGATTACTGGCGGAGATAGTGGTATTGGTCGTTCTGTAGCTGTCCTCTACGCCAAAGAAGGTGCAGATGTGGCAATAGTGTATCTTAATGAACACGAAGATGCTCAAAAAACTAAAGGATTAGTGGAAGCTGAAGGTAAAAAATGTTTGCTAATTCCTGGTGATATTAGTGGTGAAAAATTTTGTATTGAAGCAGTAGAAAAAACTGTTGAGGAGCTTGGTAAATTAGATATCTTAGTTAATAATGCTGCTGAACAATATATGGAAAATGCCCAAACCCTGGAAGATATTGATCCCGCGAGATTAGGTAGCATTTTTAGCACTAATGTCTTTTCCATGTTCTATTTTTGTAAAGCAGCCATCCCTCACTTTAAGGAAGGTAGTACCATTATTAACACTACCTCGATCAACGCTTATAAAGGTAACGCTTCTTTACTCAGTTACTCTACTACTAAGGGTGCAATCTTAGCTTTCACTCGGTCTTTATCTCAATCATTAATTGAAAAAGGTATTCGCGTAAATGGTGTTGCCCCTGGCCCTATTTGGACACCTTTTATTCCCGATGCTTTTCCAGCAGAAAAAGTAAAAGGATTTGGTAAGCAAGTTCCTATGCAACGTCCTGGTCAACCTGTAGAAGTAGCAACTAGTTTTGTTTTCCTAGCTTCTGAAGATTCTTCCTATTTTACTGGACAAGTACTACATCCTAATGGTGGAGCAGTAGTTAATGCCTAG
- the cphB gene encoding cyanophycinase, translating to MINTEVKNKTRDYAQSTKNAILVIGGAEDKVHGKEILQTFFNRSGGTKGIIGIIPCASREPSLIGERYYRLFDDMGAKEIKVLDIRDRSGADDSAYLNFVEDCTGIFLTGGDQLRLCGLLADTPLMNRIVERAQIGEISLAGTSAGAAVMGHHMISGGSSAESPNRSLVDLAMGLGIIPEVLVDQHFYNRNRLARLLSAIAEHPQLLGIGIDEDTCAVFESDGIIQVIGKGAVTIVDARSMSHTNRAEVQGSEPLSLHNLKLHILGYGDRYDLQKHLPFN from the coding sequence ATGATTAATACTGAAGTTAAAAATAAAACTAGAGATTACGCCCAATCTACTAAAAACGCCATTTTGGTTATAGGTGGTGCGGAAGATAAAGTTCACGGTAAAGAAATATTACAAACCTTTTTTAATCGCTCAGGAGGGACAAAGGGGATAATCGGTATTATTCCTTGTGCTTCTAGAGAACCTAGTCTGATTGGAGAACGGTATTATCGACTCTTTGATGATATGGGTGCTAAAGAAATCAAGGTATTAGATATACGCGATCGCTCTGGCGCAGATGATTCTGCATATCTTAATTTTGTCGAAGATTGTACAGGGATTTTCTTGACTGGTGGTGATCAGTTACGTCTTTGCGGTTTATTGGCTGACACGCCTTTAATGAATCGAATTGTTGAAAGAGCGCAAATTGGAGAAATAAGCCTAGCAGGTACTAGTGCAGGTGCTGCTGTGATGGGACATCATATGATTTCAGGCGGTAGCAGTGCTGAGTCTCCCAACCGATCTTTAGTAGATTTGGCAATGGGGTTAGGAATTATTCCAGAAGTCTTAGTAGACCAACATTTTTATAATCGTAATCGTTTAGCACGTCTATTGAGTGCCATTGCTGAACATCCCCAATTATTAGGCATCGGCATTGATGAAGATACCTGTGCTGTATTTGAAAGTGATGGGATAATTCAAGTAATAGGCAAAGGGGCTGTGACAATAGTTGATGCACGCTCCATGTCTCATACTAATCGAGCAGAAGTTCAAGGAAGTGAACCATTAAGTCTGCACAATCTGAAACTGCATATTTTGGGTTATGGCGATCGCTATGATCTGCAAAAGCATCTACCTTTTAATTAA
- a CDS encoding proline hydroxylase-like protein, with amino-acid sequence MTSVYQPNTKTDSDILDLSIFNSALERLRNQGETLRQSYAAAKPYPYLVIDDLFDPQLLNRLLADFPNAQSRDWIVWDTSHELKTTSKGIDGLSTFTQMFCLWLNSRDFIREIESIVDIKNLVGDPLFHGAGLHEMYQGGWLEMHADYTRHFSLPLMRRINMLIYLNHDWDANWGGELVMQDHKNSADQVGYPPNFNRTIIFPTTDKTFHGVPKPLSCPVDRSRKLLSIYYWTPIPMPLWSKAGTPLLWASNQKQNLRKILGKK; translated from the coding sequence ATGACAAGTGTCTATCAACCCAATACTAAAACTGATAGTGATATTTTAGATTTAAGCATCTTCAATTCAGCCTTAGAAAGATTACGTAATCAAGGCGAAACACTGCGTCAGTCCTACGCAGCAGCAAAACCCTATCCTTATTTAGTCATTGATGATCTTTTCGATCCACAATTATTAAATCGCCTCCTCGCAGACTTTCCCAATGCCCAATCAAGAGATTGGATTGTTTGGGATACCAGTCATGAACTAAAGACAACCTCCAAAGGTATAGACGGTTTATCAACATTTACTCAAATGTTTTGTCTGTGGTTAAATTCCAGAGATTTCATTAGAGAGATAGAATCAATTGTCGATATCAAAAACTTAGTAGGTGATCCCCTCTTTCATGGTGCGGGCTTACACGAAATGTATCAAGGGGGTTGGTTAGAAATGCACGCCGACTATACCAGACATTTTTCTCTACCTTTAATGCGACGCATCAATATGCTGATCTATTTAAATCACGACTGGGATGCTAACTGGGGTGGCGAATTAGTGATGCAGGATCATAAAAATTCTGCTGATCAAGTGGGCTACCCACCTAACTTTAACCGTACAATTATTTTCCCCACTACAGACAAAACTTTTCATGGTGTACCCAAACCTTTATCATGTCCTGTAGACCGTAGTCGTAAACTTTTATCTATTTACTATTGGACACCAATACCAATGCCTTTATGGTCAAAAGCTGGCACTCCCTTACTTTGGGCATCTAATCAAAAACAAAATCTACGTAAAATATTGGGTAAAAAGTAA
- a CDS encoding tRNA (guanine-N(1)-)-methyltransferase codes for MRFDIITLFPDFFVSPLSCSLLGKAIAKQIATVNLVNPRDFTTDKHRKVDDITYGGGVGMLLKPEPIFTAVESLPILSPREIILMTPQGQPLTQSLLKDLATNYQQLVLICGHYEGVDERIRQHLVTKEISLGDFVLTCGEIPALTLINGVTRLLPGTVGKVESLKAESFETDLLDYPQYTRPAEYRGWEVPEVLRSGNHKLIDNWRREEQIKRTRDRRPDLWEKWQSLNHEQ; via the coding sequence GTGCGTTTTGATATTATCACTCTTTTCCCCGACTTTTTTGTCTCTCCCCTTAGTTGTAGTTTATTGGGTAAAGCGATCGCTAAACAGATTGCGACAGTAAACTTAGTTAACCCCCGTGACTTTACTACTGATAAACATCGTAAGGTAGACGATATTACCTATGGTGGTGGTGTGGGAATGTTACTCAAGCCTGAGCCGATATTTACCGCCGTTGAATCTTTACCTATTTTATCCCCACGGGAAATCATTTTAATGACTCCTCAAGGACAACCCCTAACTCAATCTTTACTCAAGGATTTGGCTACTAATTATCAACAACTGGTATTAATCTGTGGTCATTATGAAGGGGTTGATGAACGCATCAGACAGCATTTAGTTACTAAAGAGATATCTTTGGGTGATTTTGTCTTAACCTGTGGAGAAATTCCTGCGCTTACTTTAATTAACGGTGTTACTCGACTTCTACCAGGAACAGTAGGGAAGGTTGAATCTCTCAAAGCAGAAAGTTTTGAAACTGATTTACTTGATTATCCTCAATATACTAGACCTGCGGAATATCGTGGTTGGGAAGTACCAGAAGTCCTACGTTCAGGTAATCATAAGTTAATTGATAACTGGCGAAGAGAGGAACAGATTAAACGTACACGCGATCGCCGTCCTGATTTATGGGAGAAATGGCAATCTCTCAACCATGAACAATAA
- a CDS encoding late competence development protein ComFB: MKINKPGSDYINRNVMELLVNEEIERQIERFPSNIKNFINPLEVATYALNRLPALYASSQQGFNKQKLKGKAEYSVQITQEVRKGFAAVQKDILRTSTPLLSEMERNLDADLKEAQEALEELAAYLPEKDLSWKNIVKLVKPLLAELKEQDDDKTQSRIRSRSTRMWDDSGYKKSN, translated from the coding sequence ATGAAAATTAATAAACCAGGAAGTGATTATATTAATCGCAATGTCATGGAATTATTGGTTAACGAAGAAATAGAACGACAAATAGAGCGATTTCCTAGTAATATTAAAAATTTTATTAATCCGTTAGAAGTAGCTACTTACGCCCTAAATAGATTACCAGCTTTATATGCTTCCTCTCAACAAGGATTTAATAAACAAAAGTTGAAAGGAAAAGCGGAATATAGTGTACAAATTACTCAAGAGGTTCGTAAGGGTTTTGCTGCTGTTCAAAAGGATATTTTACGTACTTCTACACCTTTGTTGTCAGAAATGGAACGAAATCTTGATGCAGATCTTAAAGAAGCCCAAGAGGCTTTAGAGGAATTAGCAGCTTATTTGCCTGAAAAAGATTTATCTTGGAAAAATATTGTTAAGTTAGTTAAACCTTTGTTGGCAGAATTAAAAGAGCAAGATGACGATAAAACTCAATCTAGAATTCGTTCTCGCTCTACTCGGATGTGGGATGATTCTGGTTATAAAAAATCTAATTAA
- a CDS encoding cyanophycin synthetase: MRILKTQTLRGPNYWSIRRSKLIAILLDLEELTEKPSNEIPGFYDGLIQVLPSLIEHYCSRGRRGGFLERIKEGTLMGHIIEHVALELQELAGMPVGFGRTRETSTPGVFNVVFEYIEEQAGRYAGRAAVRLCHSIVETGTYPAIELEQDLTDLRELYANSALGPSTETIIQEAEARKIPWMWLSARAMLQLGYGANQKRIQATLSNNTSILAVELACDKEGTKTMLGNAGIPVPKGTVIKYLDELKQAIADVGGYPIVLKPLDGNHGRGITIDINDWSEAEAAYDLASQASKTRSVIVEQYYQGNDHRVLVINGKVVAVAERIPAHVIGDGQSTVKELIEITNLDPKRGEGHDKVLTKIVIDSTSQAVLAKQGYDLDSVIPAQSVVYLRATANLSTGGVAVDRTDEIHPENVWLAQRVAKIIGLDIAGIDIVTSDISQPLRETKGVIVEVNAAPGFRMHASPSHGLPRNVGASVLEMLFPNNAPTRIPIVAITGTNGKTTTTRLTAHIYRQTGKVVGFTTTDGIYIQEYLVETGDNTGPYSAGTILKDPTVEVAILETARGGILRSGLAFDQCDIGVVLNVAADHLGLGGIETIEQMAKVKAVVAESVKAEGYAILNADDPLVAAMAEKLNCKVAYFSMNPDNPIIIEHCRRNGLAAIYEQGYLSILEGQWTLRIEKAINIPMTMGGMANFMIANALASCLAAFAQGVDIEIIRRGVRTFQVSAEQTPGRMNLFNLGDYHVLVDYAHNPHGYQAVGDFVRNWEGERIGVVGGPGDRRDEDLILLGNISAQIFDQILIKEDEDPRGRSVGEVADLITKGICQVNPNLNYKVVLEETEAINLALNQAQKSNLVVVFPDKVNQAISLIKDRIK, from the coding sequence ATGAGAATCCTCAAAACTCAAACATTACGTGGGCCAAACTATTGGAGCATTCGGCGCAGTAAGCTGATTGCTATATTATTGGATCTAGAAGAATTAACTGAAAAGCCATCGAATGAGATTCCAGGATTTTATGATGGTTTAATTCAGGTACTACCTAGTTTAATTGAACATTACTGTTCCCGTGGTCGTCGTGGCGGTTTCCTCGAAAGAATCAAGGAAGGGACACTAATGGGGCATATTATCGAACACGTTGCCCTCGAATTACAAGAACTTGCAGGAATGCCTGTAGGGTTTGGTAGGACTAGGGAAACTTCTACCCCAGGTGTGTTTAATGTAGTTTTTGAATATATTGAGGAGCAAGCAGGTCGCTATGCAGGTAGGGCTGCGGTGAGATTGTGTCATTCGATAGTAGAAACAGGTACATATCCTGCTATTGAACTCGAACAGGATTTAACTGATCTTAGAGAATTATACGCCAATAGTGCTTTAGGCCCTTCGACAGAAACAATTATTCAAGAGGCAGAAGCCAGAAAAATTCCCTGGATGTGGTTGAGTGCTAGGGCAATGTTACAGCTTGGGTATGGGGCAAATCAAAAGCGGATTCAAGCAACGTTGAGCAATAATACCAGTATTTTAGCCGTAGAACTTGCCTGTGATAAGGAAGGAACGAAAACCATGCTAGGTAATGCAGGTATACCAGTTCCTAAAGGCACAGTAATTAAATATTTAGATGAATTAAAACAGGCGATCGCTGATGTCGGGGGTTATCCTATCGTTCTTAAACCTCTAGATGGCAATCACGGTCGAGGCATTACTATTGATATTAATGATTGGTCAGAAGCTGAGGCTGCCTATGATTTAGCTAGTCAAGCTTCTAAAACCCGTTCTGTTATTGTTGAGCAATATTATCAGGGCAACGATCATCGTGTCTTGGTTATTAATGGTAAAGTGGTGGCGGTAGCAGAAAGAATTCCCGCCCATGTGATTGGTGATGGTCAATCGACAGTTAAGGAATTGATTGAGATTACTAATCTTGATCCTAAACGCGGAGAGGGTCACGATAAGGTTTTAACTAAAATCGTTATAGATTCCACTTCTCAGGCTGTATTAGCAAAACAAGGGTATGATTTAGATTCCGTTATTCCTGCACAGTCGGTTGTTTATTTACGGGCAACAGCTAATTTAAGTACTGGTGGGGTAGCAGTCGATCGCACCGACGAAATTCACCCTGAAAATGTCTGGCTAGCTCAAAGAGTTGCTAAAATTATCGGTTTGGATATCGCAGGGATTGATATTGTCACTTCAGATATTAGTCAGCCTCTAAGAGAAACTAAAGGAGTAATTGTTGAGGTTAATGCTGCCCCTGGTTTTAGAATGCACGCCTCCCCTAGTCATGGACTTCCCCGTAATGTCGGGGCTTCTGTATTGGAGATGTTATTTCCCAACAATGCCCCAACTCGCATTCCTATTGTGGCTATTACAGGTACTAACGGTAAAACAACTACTACCCGTCTTACTGCCCATATTTATCGTCAAACAGGTAAAGTAGTCGGCTTTACTACTACTGATGGAATTTATATTCAAGAATATCTAGTTGAAACGGGAGATAATACTGGACCCTATAGTGCAGGTACAATTTTAAAAGATCCGACTGTGGAAGTAGCCATCCTAGAAACAGCTAGAGGCGGTATCCTACGCTCAGGTTTGGCTTTTGATCAATGTGATATAGGCGTAGTGTTAAATGTAGCTGCTGATCATTTGGGTTTAGGTGGAATTGAAACTATCGAACAGATGGCAAAAGTTAAAGCGGTGGTAGCTGAAAGTGTTAAAGCGGAAGGATATGCCATTCTCAATGCTGATGATCCCTTAGTGGCTGCTATGGCAGAAAAACTTAATTGTAAAGTTGCCTATTTTTCAATGAATCCTGATAATCCGATCATCATAGAACACTGTCGGCGTAATGGTTTAGCTGCAATTTATGAACAGGGATATTTATCAATTTTAGAAGGGCAATGGACATTAAGGATAGAAAAAGCTATTAATATTCCCATGACTATGGGGGGAATGGCTAATTTTATGATTGCTAATGCTTTGGCTAGTTGTTTGGCTGCCTTTGCCCAGGGAGTTGATATAGAAATAATTCGCCGAGGAGTACGCACTTTCCAAGTTTCCGCCGAACAAACCCCAGGTAGAATGAATTTGTTTAATTTGGGGGATTATCATGTTTTAGTAGATTATGCCCATAATCCTCATGGATATCAAGCTGTAGGCGATTTTGTGCGCAATTGGGAAGGAGAGAGAATTGGTGTCGTGGGGGGTCCAGGCGATCGCCGTGATGAAGATTTAATTTTACTTGGTAATATTTCTGCCCAAATATTTGATCAAATTTTAATTAAAGAAGATGAAGATCCAAGAGGTAGAAGTGTTGGGGAAGTTGCCGATTTAATTACTAAAGGTATTTGTCAAGTTAATCCTAATCTTAACTATAAAGTGGTTTTAGAGGAAACAGAGGCTATTAATCTTGCTTTGAATCAGGCACAAAAAAGTAATTTAGTTGTGGTTTTTCCCGACAAAGTTAATCAGGCAATTAGTCTAATTAAAGATCGCATTAAATAA
- a CDS encoding diguanylate cyclase with PAS/PAC and GAF sensors, with amino-acid sequence MSKTSPSVTVLLLENDCEQRESIINLLHQINPQKYQWVHQQQLNSALNYLQDKYIDVLLINLDLTNKSNTNILQKIYAIKPYIVSIFITTSDQENTIIESQKLTTNYTTLTLENPCKKPHGQLLSPILIEKFIDGILQQQEIAQLQSQLEYTQDLFKTVVDTTSALMWIIDEKENYIFLNQAWLSFTGQSLETGLKENWRDRIHPDDLARCTKVYQSALNKCRGFEIEYRLKRFDNSYRLILNTAVRRYSSQGEFAGFLCFCLDITQRKKIEQKVIQQAKTDSLLADITKKIHSSLDLDIIIQTTAEAVKQFISAEKVSIMKIVASSSLNDNQLRRELILLFKSELVNFPLSCEIAATKALPNQELLSNYTQLALGKIIAFCNNANQITSTIINHDFVQLPNTNSNLLLVPIFAHQKLWGILSVEQDIIPKCWQVEEIKLLKQVAIQLGIAIKQSELYQDLAIANQELEKLAVIDSLTQIANRRKFDQHLEAEWKRSLREQSPLSLIICDIDCFKLYNDTYGHLAGDRCISQVAQAISKVVKRPADLVARYGGEEFALILPNTDIQGAEYLAKHIRLQVEALRIPHINSEVDLYITLSLGVASCIPNSNLSFSTLLSAADKGLYQAKELGRNRVVIFDLENL; translated from the coding sequence GTGTCTAAAACTAGTCCATCTGTAACGGTTTTGCTATTAGAGAACGATTGCGAACAGCGAGAATCAATTATTAATCTTTTGCATCAAATTAATCCTCAAAAGTATCAGTGGGTTCACCAGCAACAGCTAAACTCAGCCTTAAATTACTTGCAAGATAAATATATCGACGTATTATTAATTAATTTAGATCTAACCAACAAAAGCAATACAAATATTCTTCAGAAGATCTACGCAATCAAACCCTACATTGTCAGCATCTTTATAACCACAAGTGACCAAGAAAATACAATTATTGAAAGTCAAAAGCTGACCACTAATTACACCACTTTAACTTTAGAAAATCCTTGTAAAAAACCCCATGGGCAATTACTATCTCCAATTCTTATAGAAAAATTTATAGATGGGATTCTTCAACAACAAGAAATAGCACAGCTGCAATCGCAATTAGAATACACTCAGGATCTATTCAAAACCGTAGTAGATACAACTTCTGCTTTAATGTGGATAATTGATGAAAAGGAAAATTATATCTTTCTCAATCAAGCTTGGTTAAGTTTTACTGGTCAAAGTTTAGAAACTGGGTTAAAAGAAAACTGGCGCGATCGCATTCATCCAGATGATTTAGCTAGATGTACTAAAGTATATCAGTCCGCACTCAATAAATGCCGAGGGTTTGAGATAGAATATCGTCTCAAGCGGTTTGACAATTCCTATCGCCTAATTCTTAATACTGCTGTACGTCGTTATAGCTCTCAAGGAGAATTTGCGGGGTTTCTGTGTTTTTGTCTCGATATTACTCAGCGTAAAAAAATTGAACAAAAAGTAATTCAACAAGCAAAAACCGACAGTTTACTAGCAGACATTACTAAAAAAATTCATAGTTCTTTAGATCTTGATATTATTATTCAAACCACAGCCGAAGCAGTTAAACAATTTATTAGTGCCGAAAAGGTTTCAATCATGAAAATTGTGGCTTCTTCTTCCCTCAATGATAATCAACTTCGACGGGAGCTTATTTTACTATTTAAATCTGAATTGGTTAATTTTCCTTTAAGTTGTGAAATTGCTGCAACCAAAGCCTTACCCAATCAAGAATTATTAAGTAATTACACTCAATTAGCTCTAGGAAAAATTATTGCTTTTTGCAACAATGCTAATCAGATAACCAGCACCATTATTAACCATGACTTTGTACAATTACCTAATACTAATTCTAATCTCTTATTAGTTCCCATTTTTGCTCATCAGAAACTTTGGGGAATATTAAGTGTTGAGCAGGATATAATTCCTAAATGTTGGCAAGTAGAAGAAATCAAACTATTAAAACAAGTTGCTATACAATTGGGTATTGCTATTAAACAGTCAGAACTTTATCAAGATTTAGCCATAGCCAATCAAGAATTAGAGAAATTGGCAGTAATTGATAGCTTGACTCAGATTGCTAATCGTCGAAAATTTGATCAACATTTAGAAGCAGAATGGAAACGCTCACTAAGAGAACAAAGTCCCCTTTCCTTAATTATTTGTGATATAGACTGCTTTAAACTATATAATGATACCTATGGTCATCTAGCTGGCGATCGCTGTATCAGCCAAGTTGCTCAAGCGATTAGTAAAGTGGTTAAACGTCCTGCTGACTTGGTAGCCCGTTATGGAGGCGAAGAATTTGCCCTCATTTTACCCAATACTGATATCCAAGGTGCAGAATATCTAGCAAAGCATATCCGTCTTCAAGTTGAAGCTTTAAGAATTCCCCACATAAATTCAGAAGTAGATCTATACATCACCTTGTCTTTGGGGGTTGCTAGTTGTATTCCCAATAGTAATTTAAGTTTTTCTACCCTCTTATCAGCAGCAGATAAAGGTTTATATCAAGCTAAAGAGTTAGGACGTAATCGAGTTGTGATTTTTGATCTGGAAAATCTTTAA